In Acinetobacter sp. C32I, one genomic interval encodes:
- a CDS encoding dihydrodipicolinate reductase C-terminal domain-containing protein, with protein MANVYIIGSGKLANELLKGLDFNQEYKVFAWADRNNNEAEIAIVVHVGSGRELKEAISYCKQTGSTLIELSTDIDYKQDYLDIPVVLCPNTNILMLKFISMIEKSGQNFSQYQVSIIESHQANKTSVPGTAVAMAKSLSMQDDVIESVRDVKRQQFELGIPEQNLARHAYHRIQISDDKSCSIVLETKVLGDSPYVDGVKDIICAVGNNHLEKRLYDVMELIDNHWI; from the coding sequence ATGGCAAACGTATATATTATTGGTTCTGGTAAATTAGCGAATGAATTACTCAAAGGACTGGATTTTAATCAAGAATATAAAGTCTTCGCTTGGGCTGATCGAAATAATAATGAAGCTGAGATAGCGATTGTCGTACATGTGGGTTCTGGCAGAGAGCTAAAAGAGGCCATTTCTTATTGTAAACAAACAGGTTCTACGCTTATTGAGCTATCAACGGATATTGATTACAAGCAAGATTATTTGGATATTCCAGTCGTTTTATGCCCAAATACCAATATATTAATGCTTAAATTTATAAGTATGATTGAAAAAAGTGGGCAAAATTTCAGCCAATATCAAGTAAGTATCATTGAATCTCATCAAGCCAATAAAACCTCTGTACCTGGAACAGCGGTGGCGATGGCCAAGTCACTCAGTATGCAGGATGATGTAATCGAATCCGTACGTGATGTGAAAAGACAACAGTTTGAGCTTGGGATTCCTGAACAAAATCTAGCTCGACATGCATATCATCGTATTCAAATATCAGATGATAAATCGTGTTCAATTGTTTTGGAAACAAAGGTTTTAGGTGATTCACCATATGTAGATGGGGTTAAAGACATTATTTGTGCTGTAGGGAACAATCACTTAGAAAAACGGTTATATGATGTCATGGAGCTCATTGATAATCATTGGATTTAG
- a CDS encoding AAA family ATPase, giving the protein MQERPYIRAVKFKAPESLDWASYPYVVPAVNDLESIEFHPEVTFFVGENGSGKSTILEALALALGFSEEGGTRNVQLNTATTASDLHQAIRTIKSYKKPQDYYFLRAESFYNVATYMKQVDYLVEYGGDIHLRSHGEAFLKLLTMKLKGKGLYLLDEPEAALSPTMLMTTLSVLDRLCREQSQFIIATHSPILLAYPNAKIYQFSDSGIKQISYEETEHFRVTKDFLNNYQKRIQQLLEKE; this is encoded by the coding sequence ATGCAAGAAAGACCCTATATTCGAGCTGTGAAGTTTAAAGCACCTGAGTCCTTGGATTGGGCCAGTTATCCTTATGTCGTTCCTGCCGTTAATGATCTAGAAAGTATTGAGTTCCATCCAGAGGTAACCTTCTTTGTTGGAGAAAATGGTTCAGGAAAGTCGACCATTCTTGAAGCTTTAGCGCTTGCTTTGGGTTTTTCAGAAGAAGGTGGAACACGGAATGTACAATTAAATACTGCAACAACGGCTTCTGATTTGCATCAGGCGATTCGAACGATAAAGAGCTATAAGAAGCCCCAAGATTATTACTTTCTGCGTGCAGAGAGCTTCTATAACGTTGCAACCTATATGAAGCAAGTGGACTATTTGGTGGAGTATGGGGGAGATATACATTTGCGCTCGCATGGAGAGGCTTTCTTAAAATTATTAACAATGAAATTAAAAGGGAAAGGTTTATATCTTTTAGATGAGCCAGAAGCCGCCTTGTCTCCAACAATGTTGATGACAACCTTATCTGTTTTGGATCGTTTATGTCGGGAGCAATCTCAATTTATTATTGCCACCCATTCTCCCATTTTATTGGCTTATCCAAATGCCAAAATTTATCAATTTTCGGATTCAGGGATTAAACAAATATCTTATGAAGAAACAGAGCATTTTCGGGTAACAAAGGATTTTTTAAATAATTATCAAAAGAGAATCCAGCAGTTGTTAGAGAAAGAATAG
- a CDS encoding NAD(P)H-dependent oxidoreductase — protein MLIYIIVGSVREGRTAIKIANWVQQATTELALKDIQTEVVDLKEWDLPLFAGSHPPATGIYDQPKQQQWADKIAQAQAFIFISPEYNHGYSPALKNALDYVGKEWQGKPAAFIGYGSTNGSRSISQIRQVTSSLGLVDPNAVIEIRDIFKRNKDENFEANEFEVKGLAALVTKLQKYHIA, from the coding sequence ATGCTGATTTATATTATTGTTGGTAGTGTTCGGGAAGGTCGTACAGCGATCAAAATCGCCAATTGGGTGCAGCAAGCAACCACTGAACTCGCATTAAAAGATATTCAAACCGAAGTTGTTGATCTTAAGGAATGGGACTTACCGCTCTTTGCGGGTTCTCATCCACCGGCAACAGGCATCTATGATCAACCGAAACAACAGCAATGGGCAGATAAAATTGCGCAGGCGCAGGCATTTATCTTCATTAGCCCTGAATATAACCATGGCTATAGTCCAGCATTGAAGAATGCCTTGGATTATGTGGGTAAAGAATGGCAAGGTAAACCTGCAGCCTTTATCGGTTATGGTTCAACCAATGGCTCACGTTCAATCAGTCAAATTCGCCAAGTGACCTCTAGCTTAGGTCTAGTTGATCCCAATGCAGTGATTGAAATTCGCGACATCTTTAAACGTAATAAAGACGAGAACTTTGAAGCCAATGAGTTTGAAGTGAAAGGATTAGCGGCTCTCGTTACCAAATTACAGAAATATCATATCGCTTAG
- a CDS encoding peptidylprolyl isomerase encodes MTEIIQPNEEIRIQEGSKVELHFSVSIENGVEIDNTRGREEPVSLVIGDGNLLPGFEKALFGLRAGDRRTVHLPPEDSFGPWNPENIQTFDTVKFEQRPIVGHMIEFEDKAKATLFGIVKSVNDDITEIDFNHPLAGKNITFEVEIFKVTPAGQQGIKLM; translated from the coding sequence ATGACTGAAATTATTCAACCAAACGAAGAAATTCGTATTCAAGAAGGCTCAAAAGTCGAATTACACTTTTCAGTCTCTATTGAAAATGGTGTTGAAATCGACAATACCCGTGGTCGTGAAGAACCTGTCAGCCTCGTGATTGGCGATGGTAACTTGCTGCCAGGGTTCGAAAAGGCATTATTTGGTTTACGTGCAGGCGACCGTCGTACCGTACATTTACCACCAGAAGATTCCTTTGGTCCTTGGAATCCTGAAAATATTCAGACCTTCGATACGGTTAAATTTGAGCAACGCCCAATTGTGGGTCATATGATTGAATTTGAAGATAAGGCCAAAGCAACTTTGTTTGGCATCGTAAAATCAGTCAATGATGACATCACAGAGATTGATTTTAATCATCCACTGGCAGGCAAAAATATTACTTTTGAAGTGGAAATCTTCAAAGTCACCCCAGCAGGCCAGCAAGGCATCAAATTGATGTAA
- the lspA gene encoding signal peptidase II, which translates to MQTSPAKKGLFQFYPHNLLWLGLSVLAIVLDQWTKWIASSHLNYADPVPVLPFLNWTLLHNYGAAFSFLSDAGGWQRYFFTSLAGMVSLIFIFWLMRMPKKMIVLPMAIALILGGAIGNLIDRVSLGYVVDFIHVYYQNSHFPAFNLADSSITLGTILLLIDTFFLEKKRNQNADA; encoded by the coding sequence GTGCAAACTAGCCCAGCAAAAAAAGGCTTATTCCAATTTTATCCGCATAACCTGCTTTGGCTTGGACTTTCAGTCCTTGCCATTGTGCTGGACCAATGGACCAAATGGATTGCCAGTTCACATTTAAATTATGCAGATCCTGTTCCTGTACTGCCCTTTTTAAATTGGACGCTGTTGCATAACTATGGTGCAGCATTCAGCTTTTTGTCGGATGCAGGTGGCTGGCAACGCTACTTCTTTACCTCTTTAGCAGGTATGGTATCACTCATTTTCATTTTCTGGCTAATGCGTATGCCAAAGAAAATGATCGTGTTACCGATGGCGATTGCATTGATTCTCGGTGGTGCAATTGGCAATTTGATTGATCGTGTTAGCTTAGGCTATGTGGTCGATTTTATTCATGTTTATTATCAAAACAGCCATTTCCCAGCCTTCAACCTTGCGGATAGCTCAATTACCCTAGGCACGATTTTACTGCTGATTGATACCTTCTTCCTTGAGAAGAAACGCAACCAAAACGCGGATGCATAA
- the ileS gene encoding isoleucine--tRNA ligase, with protein MSDKQTPENAVDYKATLNLPATEFAMKANLAVREAKWLEEWYADNIYQQIREARIGKKKYVLHDGPPYANGQIHLGHAVNKVLKDIIIKSRVLDGFDAPYVPGWDCHGLPIELKVEEKVGKVGVKVDASTFRKACREYAYTQVELQKKDFVRMGVFGDWDNPYLTMNFKQEADIVRALGAIAKAGHIEPGLKPVNWCMDCGSSLAEAEVEYEDKKSDAIDVGFTVVDLKDLSIRLNVDVQDATDIVIWTTTPWTLPANQAVALHAEIDYQLVQVTTDRGTQNFILAKDLVESAIERYKLENPVVLADFKGAAIENLLLQHPLLADRQVPVILGEHVIATSGTGAVHTAPGHGVDDYKVGLLYQLKVENPVGGNGVYLPTSPIFAGEHIYKANPQIIEALGAVGRLWAHQPIKHSYPHCWRHKTPIIFRATPQWFISMDANGLRQNALNAIENEIEFVPDWGQSRIQSMIEGRPDWCISRQRTWGVPIPFFVHKDTNALHPRTPELIEEVAKLIEQEGIDGWYNREASEFIGADAEQYNAVRDTLDVWFDSGTTHYAVLRERDDLQDPADLYLEGSDQHRGWFQSSLLTSIAINERAPYKGLLTHGFVVDEKGRKMSKSLGNIITPQDIIKDMGADGLRFWIASADYRYEMTAGKEIFSRASDGYRRIRNTLRFLLANLNGFKPSTDALPVDQLIALDQYILQRAAEVQKTIQQAYEEMNFHIVTNALTSFCINDLGGFYLDIIKDRQYTTKADSQARHSAQTALYHIVQAFVRWMSPILSFTAQEAWPLIPEQTGKYVFTAEWYDIPTASTANLLSEADWQTLISVKSAVNKQIEAARNAKLIGSNLSAKVELWADEALQTLLNQLADELRFVLITSQVIVHPYAEQGESTDLEGLRVQVSAADGEKCVRCWHVLPDVNTHVGHAGLCARCIINVTGSGEVRKYA; from the coding sequence ATGAGCGATAAGCAAACTCCTGAAAATGCAGTGGATTATAAAGCCACACTCAATTTGCCAGCGACTGAATTTGCCATGAAGGCAAACTTGGCTGTGCGTGAAGCCAAATGGTTAGAAGAGTGGTATGCCGACAACATTTATCAGCAGATTCGTGAAGCGCGTATTGGCAAGAAAAAATATGTACTGCATGACGGCCCTCCATATGCCAATGGTCAAATCCATTTAGGCCATGCAGTCAATAAAGTGTTAAAAGACATCATTATTAAAAGCCGCGTTTTAGATGGCTTCGATGCACCGTATGTGCCGGGTTGGGACTGTCACGGCCTACCAATCGAACTGAAAGTCGAAGAAAAAGTCGGTAAAGTAGGCGTTAAAGTTGATGCCTCAACTTTCCGTAAGGCTTGCCGTGAATATGCCTACACCCAAGTCGAATTGCAGAAGAAAGACTTTGTGCGTATGGGCGTGTTTGGTGATTGGGACAATCCATACCTCACCATGAACTTCAAGCAAGAAGCTGACATCGTGCGTGCCTTGGGTGCCATTGCCAAAGCAGGTCATATCGAACCAGGTCTAAAACCAGTGAACTGGTGTATGGACTGTGGTTCATCATTGGCTGAAGCTGAAGTTGAATACGAAGACAAAAAATCAGATGCGATTGATGTTGGTTTCACGGTTGTGGATCTCAAAGATCTCAGCATACGTTTGAATGTTGATGTTCAAGATGCCACGGATATCGTCATTTGGACCACCACCCCATGGACTTTGCCTGCTAACCAAGCCGTGGCACTCCATGCTGAAATCGACTATCAATTGGTTCAAGTGACCACTGACCGTGGTACGCAAAACTTTATTCTGGCCAAAGACTTGGTTGAATCAGCAATCGAACGTTACAAACTGGAAAATCCAGTTGTACTCGCAGATTTCAAAGGCGCTGCAATCGAGAACCTTCTTTTACAACATCCGCTGTTGGCAGATCGTCAGGTGCCTGTCATTTTAGGCGAGCACGTGATTGCAACCAGCGGTACAGGTGCCGTTCATACTGCACCCGGCCATGGTGTAGACGATTACAAAGTCGGTTTGCTGTATCAATTAAAAGTTGAAAACCCTGTCGGTGGTAATGGTGTTTATTTACCAACATCACCAATTTTTGCAGGTGAACACATCTATAAAGCCAATCCTCAAATCATTGAGGCATTGGGTGCAGTTGGTCGTTTATGGGCACATCAGCCAATTAAACATAGCTATCCGCACTGCTGGCGCCATAAAACTCCAATTATCTTCCGTGCGACACCTCAGTGGTTTATCAGCATGGATGCCAATGGTCTGCGCCAAAATGCCTTGAATGCAATTGAAAATGAGATTGAATTTGTGCCGGATTGGGGACAAAGCCGTATTCAGTCGATGATTGAAGGTCGTCCAGACTGGTGTATCTCACGCCAACGTACTTGGGGTGTACCAATCCCATTCTTTGTACACAAAGATACCAATGCATTACACCCACGCACACCTGAATTGATCGAAGAAGTGGCTAAACTGATCGAACAAGAAGGTATCGATGGTTGGTATAACCGTGAAGCGAGTGAATTCATCGGTGCTGATGCAGAACAATATAATGCAGTACGCGATACCTTAGACGTTTGGTTTGACTCTGGAACTACACACTACGCTGTGCTGCGTGAACGTGATGATCTACAAGATCCAGCAGACTTATATCTTGAAGGTTCAGATCAACACCGTGGCTGGTTCCAATCGTCGTTGTTAACTTCGATCGCGATCAATGAACGTGCACCATATAAAGGCCTACTCACCCACGGTTTCGTGGTTGATGAGAAAGGCCGTAAGATGTCTAAATCATTAGGCAACATCATTACCCCACAAGACATTATCAAAGATATGGGTGCTGATGGCTTACGCTTCTGGATCGCGTCTGCTGACTATCGTTACGAGATGACAGCTGGTAAAGAGATCTTTAGCCGCGCATCAGATGGTTATCGTCGTATTCGTAATACCTTACGTTTCTTGTTGGCAAACTTGAATGGCTTCAAACCATCAACAGATGCTTTACCAGTCGACCAGTTGATTGCATTGGACCAATACATCTTGCAACGCGCTGCTGAGGTTCAAAAAACCATTCAGCAAGCCTATGAAGAGATGAACTTCCATATCGTCACTAATGCGCTAACAAGCTTCTGTATTAATGACTTGGGTGGTTTCTACCTCGACATCATCAAAGATCGTCAGTACACCACCAAAGCAGATTCACAGGCACGTCATTCTGCGCAAACAGCGCTGTATCATATTGTGCAAGCTTTTGTTCGTTGGATGTCACCTATTCTCAGCTTTACCGCACAGGAAGCTTGGCCATTGATTCCAGAACAAACTGGAAAATATGTATTTACTGCTGAATGGTATGACATCCCAACTGCATCAACAGCAAACTTACTGTCTGAAGCAGATTGGCAAACATTGATTAGCGTAAAATCAGCAGTAAATAAACAGATTGAAGCAGCACGTAACGCTAAACTCATCGGTAGTAACCTATCTGCTAAAGTTGAACTTTGGGCAGATGAAGCATTACAAACATTGTTAAACCAATTGGCTGATGAATTACGTTTTGTCTTGATTACCTCTCAAGTCATCGTTCACCCTTATGCTGAACAAGGCGAAAGCACAGACCTCGAAGGTCTGCGTGTGCAAGTTTCGGCGGCAGATGGTGAAAAATGTGTACGTTGCTGGCATGTATTGCCTGATGTAAATACACACGTTGGCCATGCTGGTTTATGCGCTCGTTGTATTATCAACGTCACAGGCAGTGGCGAAGTGAGAAAATATGCATAA
- the ribF gene encoding riboflavin biosynthesis protein RibF gives MKLLRLNALSPDFQLPPTAVTIGNFDGVHLGHQAMIAQLKTLAEAQGLKTLVMIFEPQPLEFFKGYEAPPRINSLREKVEYLTELGVDYIAVAKFDQYFRSLNATEFADLLKLKLNAQSLVLGDDFHFGKDRQGNSEFLRDYGFDVTNLNTVALNGERVSSTRIRQVLQQGDLALAAKLLGRPYSITGRVQYGDQIGRTLDFPTINVRLNRHKPCLNGIYAVDVVCENASLNAKVKHSDPALNGIAGYQADSLFGAGHVGTRPAIKQDQPEWRLEVHFPDVSANLYGLLMRVTFLHYLHGELNYPSLEALKAGIDDDVQKLRDYRKRTPEFPF, from the coding sequence ATGAAGTTGCTTCGTCTTAATGCATTATCGCCAGATTTTCAGTTACCGCCGACTGCGGTAACGATTGGCAATTTTGATGGTGTCCATCTCGGCCATCAAGCGATGATTGCTCAACTCAAAACGTTGGCTGAAGCGCAAGGCTTAAAGACCTTGGTAATGATTTTTGAGCCACAACCACTTGAATTTTTTAAAGGTTATGAGGCACCGCCACGCATCAACTCACTCAGAGAAAAAGTAGAATATTTAACTGAGCTCGGTGTGGACTACATTGCTGTTGCGAAATTTGATCAATATTTTAGAAGTTTAAATGCCACTGAATTTGCCGACCTACTCAAATTAAAACTCAATGCACAAAGCTTGGTGCTAGGCGATGATTTTCATTTTGGCAAAGACCGCCAAGGCAACAGTGAATTCTTACGTGACTACGGTTTTGATGTCACCAATTTAAATACCGTGGCTTTAAATGGTGAACGTGTCAGTTCAACCCGTATTCGTCAGGTCCTTCAACAGGGTGATCTGGCGTTAGCGGCAAAACTACTGGGTCGTCCTTATAGCATCACAGGCCGAGTGCAATATGGCGATCAGATTGGTCGTACCCTTGATTTTCCAACGATTAATGTGCGTTTAAACCGTCACAAACCCTGTTTAAACGGGATTTATGCGGTGGATGTGGTCTGTGAAAATGCATCATTAAATGCAAAAGTAAAACATTCAGATCCTGCCCTCAACGGGATTGCAGGCTATCAAGCTGACAGTTTGTTTGGTGCAGGTCATGTGGGGACACGCCCAGCCATCAAACAAGACCAGCCAGAATGGCGATTAGAGGTACATTTCCCTGATGTTTCTGCTAATCTGTATGGCTTATTGATGCGGGTAACCTTTCTTCACTATTTGCATGGTGAACTGAATTACCCTTCGCTTGAAGCCCTCAAAGCCGGAATTGATGATGATGTGCAAAAGTTACGAGACTATCGTAAACGCACACCAGAATTTCCTTTTTAA
- a CDS encoding TDT family transporter, translated as MKKPFYQLEQSIDVIRHFTPNWFTATMGTGVVAMILAQLPFASSVLFMLATKLWQFNILLFSTFSVLYILRWILFPAEAKQIFTHPNMSLFLGAIPMGLATIANGFLSFGTHLYGDIAVQIATYLWYIDVVLAVVIAWVVPFCMFSCQDHQLHRMTAVWLLPIVACEVAASSAGLLLQHLAADQHALTILITGYVLWGISVLPAFAILTILMLRLALHQLPEKEVAISSWLCLGPIGTGALALLLLGEQAPRIMQAMGFEGLATLLPALGIVASLVLLGFGLWWFGIAILTTLRHMRTGIPFNLGWWGLTFPFGVFILAIFNLAHQLHIDFLQYAAVVLSLLLVGLWTLVMKKTLAGAYSGQLFFSPCLVALQQKMQ; from the coding sequence ATGAAAAAGCCGTTTTATCAGCTAGAGCAGAGCATCGATGTGATTCGCCATTTTACCCCGAACTGGTTTACTGCAACCATGGGAACGGGTGTGGTTGCGATGATTTTAGCACAACTGCCTTTTGCCTCATCTGTTTTATTTATGCTTGCGACTAAATTATGGCAGTTTAATATTTTGTTATTTAGCACTTTTAGCGTGCTGTATATCTTACGCTGGATTTTATTTCCGGCTGAAGCCAAGCAAATTTTTACTCACCCCAACATGAGCTTATTCCTCGGTGCGATTCCGATGGGCTTAGCCACAATTGCCAATGGTTTTCTCAGTTTCGGTACCCATTTATATGGTGATATTGCCGTTCAAATTGCCACTTACCTTTGGTATATCGATGTTGTTCTTGCGGTAGTGATTGCGTGGGTGGTGCCATTCTGTATGTTTAGCTGCCAAGATCATCAATTACATCGTATGACTGCGGTATGGTTACTCCCGATCGTGGCCTGTGAAGTTGCTGCTAGCTCTGCGGGGCTGCTATTACAGCATTTAGCTGCCGATCAACATGCATTAACCATCTTGATCACAGGCTATGTGTTATGGGGTATTTCTGTACTACCTGCTTTTGCGATCTTAACCATTTTGATGTTACGTTTAGCTTTACACCAGTTACCTGAAAAAGAAGTCGCGATTTCTAGCTGGTTATGTTTAGGACCGATTGGAACAGGGGCATTAGCGTTATTATTACTAGGTGAGCAAGCACCACGTATTATGCAGGCGATGGGCTTTGAAGGCTTAGCGACATTACTTCCAGCCTTGGGCATTGTGGCAAGTTTGGTTTTATTAGGTTTTGGCTTATGGTGGTTTGGGATTGCGATTTTGACCACACTGCGCCATATGCGTACTGGCATTCCATTTAACTTAGGTTGGTGGGGACTGACTTTCCCATTCGGTGTGTTTATCTTGGCGATCTTCAACTTGGCGCATCAGTTACATATCGATTTCTTACAGTATGCGGCTGTGGTTTTAAGTCTGTTGTTGGTTGGTCTATGGACATTGGTGATGAAGAAAACACTGGCAGGGGCGTATAGTGGTCAATTATTTTTCTCTCCTTGTTTAGTCGCCTTACAGCAGAAGATGCAATAA
- a CDS encoding 5'-nucleosidase produces MNADIALIMALPNESKGLFEQAGIDVHYSGIGKINAAFKAFEVIQKTGCKTLINLGSAGSSHFDAHSLVEVITFVQRDMDVSPLGFAVGVTPMDDEIPAEIHTQPHFELLPKGICGTGDSFEIGIPKVSCNLVDMEAYALAKVCRKLGVRLISVKYITDGANDTAHLDWEENLLVGAQKLLALYQAHF; encoded by the coding sequence ATGAATGCTGATATTGCTCTGATTATGGCTTTGCCGAATGAATCTAAAGGCTTGTTTGAACAAGCAGGCATTGACGTTCATTACAGTGGCATCGGCAAAATTAATGCGGCATTCAAGGCATTTGAAGTGATTCAAAAGACGGGCTGCAAAACGCTGATAAATTTAGGCAGTGCAGGAAGTTCACATTTTGATGCGCATAGTCTGGTTGAGGTGATTACTTTTGTGCAGCGTGATATGGATGTATCTCCTTTGGGTTTTGCCGTTGGGGTCACCCCGATGGATGATGAGATTCCAGCGGAGATCCATACTCAACCCCATTTTGAACTTTTACCCAAAGGGATTTGTGGAACGGGTGATTCTTTTGAAATAGGGATTCCTAAAGTCAGTTGTAATCTCGTGGATATGGAAGCCTATGCCTTGGCTAAAGTGTGCCGAAAATTGGGTGTACGTTTGATTTCAGTTAAATATATTACTGATGGTGCCAATGATACGGCTCATTTGGATTGGGAAGAAAATCTGCTAGTTGGTGCACAAAAATTATTGGCGCTGTATCAAGCACATTTTTAA
- a CDS encoding TetR/AcrR family transcriptional regulator — MEQKKSTQKRNQLLNAALDVFSVYGFSGASLDEIAQLANMHKSNIFYYYENKESLYVEVLTTVLQKWLAPLQTLESELEPTEALTHYLIQKIESSRDQPKASRLFALEIIQGAPHILPILKGPLKKLFKRKTKVIQTWQEQGKLSAEIDPELLIINIWAITQNYADFSTQMEMVTGKTLRNRSMFQRTVEHTVHMMLYGVLPR, encoded by the coding sequence ATGGAACAGAAAAAAAGTACACAAAAGCGCAATCAACTGCTGAATGCTGCCCTCGATGTTTTTTCCGTCTATGGGTTTAGTGGTGCCAGTCTGGATGAGATTGCGCAACTGGCAAATATGCATAAATCGAATATTTTCTATTACTATGAAAATAAAGAGTCGCTTTATGTCGAAGTGCTCACCACGGTATTACAAAAGTGGCTTGCACCCTTACAAACCTTAGAGTCTGAGCTTGAGCCGACTGAAGCACTCACTCACTATTTGATTCAAAAAATTGAAAGCTCGCGTGATCAACCGAAAGCGTCACGTTTATTTGCGCTTGAGATTATTCAAGGTGCGCCGCATATTTTACCAATCTTAAAAGGCCCTTTGAAAAAGCTATTTAAGCGCAAAACCAAGGTGATTCAAACTTGGCAAGAGCAAGGTAAATTGTCGGCAGAGATTGACCCTGAATTGTTGATTATCAATATCTGGGCGATCACCCAAAATTACGCTGATTTTTCGACGCAAATGGAAATGGTCACAGGCAAAACTTTGCGTAACCGTAGCATGTTTCAACGCACAGTTGAGCATACCGTGCATATGATGTTATACGGCGTATTACCTCGTTAA
- a CDS encoding ATP-binding cassette domain-containing protein → MSNLNLNFYDNTLIQPIAEPETTTAPANGADILIEQLYKFYGEVKVLEDLDLNIQAGEFVAIVGRSGCGKSTLLRLIAQLEKASYGEIKFQSARNFREGITNDDIRVMFQDPRLLPWKSVLHNVQLGLAKDQHLLAQQLLEKVGLKDKASQWPAQLSGGQRQRAALARALSHTPRILLLDEPLGALDALTRLEMQNLIERLWKEQGFTAILVTHDVSEAVQLADRIILLDQGHIAQSFQVNLPRPRKKSIAFAQLEQQVLDAVLAT, encoded by the coding sequence ATGAGTAACTTAAATTTAAATTTTTACGATAACACACTCATTCAGCCAATTGCGGAACCTGAAACCACCACAGCACCCGCAAATGGTGCTGATATTCTGATTGAGCAGCTATATAAATTTTATGGTGAGGTTAAAGTCCTTGAGGATTTAGACCTCAACATCCAAGCGGGCGAGTTTGTGGCCATTGTTGGGCGCAGTGGTTGTGGTAAGAGCACCCTGCTCCGTTTGATTGCCCAACTCGAAAAAGCCAGTTATGGCGAAATCAAGTTCCAATCCGCTCGCAATTTCCGTGAAGGTATTACCAACGATGATATTCGCGTGATGTTCCAAGACCCACGTTTGTTGCCGTGGAAAAGTGTCTTACATAATGTCCAGCTGGGCTTAGCCAAAGATCAGCACCTGCTCGCACAACAACTCTTGGAAAAAGTGGGCCTAAAAGACAAAGCCAGCCAATGGCCAGCACAGCTTTCAGGTGGACAACGTCAACGGGCTGCCCTTGCTCGCGCACTTTCACATACACCACGTATTCTCTTGTTGGATGAACCGCTCGGTGCATTAGATGCGCTCACTCGTCTCGAAATGCAGAACCTGATTGAACGTCTGTGGAAAGAACAAGGGTTTACTGCGATTCTGGTCACCCATGATGTCAGTGAAGCAGTGCAATTGGCAGATCGAATTATTCTGCTAGATCAAGGGCATATTGCACAGAGTTTTCAAGTCAATCTACCGCGCCCACGGAAAAAGAGCATTGCTTTCGCTCAACTCGAACAACAAGTCCTTGATGCGGTTTTAGCCACCTAA